In Gemmatimonadales bacterium, the following proteins share a genomic window:
- a CDS encoding HAD family acid phosphatase: protein MKRLPSYLSPLGLLSVAAAGMLACAGAPAPASAPAPNLFEAQRQVDEYIRSGQYEDDVGKVVALARAWLEERARTAARPAIVLDIDETSLSNWPAYRINGWGRVVNGGCDLEQGPCGLRAWQALGQSKALAPTLALARRARELGVAVFFISGRPPALQEATERNLREQGYEWTRVIVLPEGAHFASAVDFKAPERRKLTEQGYTIVLALGDQDSDLKGGYAERTFKLPNPVYYLP, encoded by the coding sequence ATGAAACGGCTGCCGTCCTACCTCAGTCCGCTCGGTCTTCTCTCCGTCGCGGCGGCGGGCATGCTCGCCTGCGCGGGTGCGCCAGCGCCCGCGAGCGCGCCCGCGCCGAATCTCTTTGAGGCCCAGCGGCAAGTCGATGAGTACATCCGCTCCGGCCAGTACGAGGACGATGTCGGGAAAGTCGTCGCCCTGGCACGCGCATGGCTGGAGGAAAGGGCGAGAACCGCCGCGAGGCCGGCCATCGTACTCGACATCGACGAGACGTCGCTGTCCAACTGGCCGGCGTACCGGATCAACGGCTGGGGGCGCGTCGTCAATGGGGGATGTGACCTCGAGCAAGGTCCCTGTGGTCTCCGCGCATGGCAGGCCCTCGGCCAGTCGAAAGCGCTCGCGCCGACGCTGGCACTGGCCCGCCGGGCACGCGAGCTGGGAGTGGCGGTGTTCTTCATCAGCGGCCGGCCTCCCGCCCTGCAGGAGGCGACCGAGCGAAACCTCCGGGAGCAGGGCTACGAGTGGACCCGGGTGATCGTCCTGCCGGAAGGCGCGCACTTCGCCAGCGCCGTGGACTTCAAGGCACCCGAGCGACGCAAGCTCACCGAGCAAGGGTACACGATCGTCCTCGCGCTGGGGGATCAGGACAGCGACCTCAAGGGCGGCTACGCGGAGCGGACATTCAAGCTGCCGAATCCGGTGTACTATCTCCCTTGA
- a CDS encoding putative glycolipid-binding domain-containing protein gives MTATMLWRRLDAPGHDACRLEEDEAGWRLDGTAVFRESGAPTLLSYSLTCDREWCTRHARIHGWLGARPIEFAIERSVSGAWTVNGIVVPGLEGCVDLDLGFTPATNLPQLRRLGLAPGQSADAPVAWLDVSSGSLSVLPQRYQRRSEMLYWYEAPTVGYADLLEVAPTGFIHSYPGLWEVG, from the coding sequence GTGACGGCGACAATGTTGTGGCGACGGCTGGACGCTCCGGGCCATGATGCCTGTCGCCTCGAGGAAGACGAGGCCGGTTGGCGACTCGACGGCACCGCCGTCTTCCGGGAATCCGGCGCTCCCACGCTGCTCAGCTATTCGCTGACATGCGACCGCGAGTGGTGCACCCGGCACGCCCGGATCCACGGCTGGCTCGGCGCACGGCCGATCGAATTCGCGATCGAGCGGAGCGTCAGCGGAGCGTGGACCGTCAACGGCATCGTCGTACCGGGCTTGGAGGGATGCGTCGATCTCGATCTAGGATTCACTCCGGCCACCAACCTGCCGCAACTCCGGCGTCTCGGTCTGGCCCCGGGTCAGAGCGCCGACGCACCGGTGGCCTGGCTGGATGTATCGAGCGGCAGCCTGAGCGTCCTGCCTCAGCGCTACCAGCGGCGCTCCGAGATGCTGTACTGGTACGAGGCCCCGACGGTCGGGTACGCGGATCTGCTCGAGGTTGCGCCGACCGGGTTCATCCATTCCTATCCGGGCCTGTGGGAGGTCGGCTGA
- a CDS encoding SDR family NAD(P)-dependent oxidoreductase yields the protein MGALQDKVALVTGSSRGIGAAIARVFAREGAKVAVHGRDTGALATVHAEIVGAGGRVIQVAADTTRLSEIEGMRRRIEEELGPIDVLVANAGGSFTQPGPLEETSEEGWHTSLDNNLTATFLTIKSILPGMKARKTGNIITMSSAAARRPHPGSPLPYAAAKAGVIILTQDLAAQAGPFGIRVNCIAPETILTDRNRQRIPEAQQAALVEQHPIRRLGTPEDVASAALFLASDDAGWITGIVLDVAGGSVLA from the coding sequence ATGGGTGCGCTACAGGACAAGGTCGCGCTGGTGACCGGCAGCTCCCGGGGGATCGGTGCCGCCATCGCCCGCGTGTTCGCCCGGGAGGGGGCGAAGGTCGCGGTCCATGGCCGGGATACCGGTGCCCTGGCCACGGTGCATGCAGAGATCGTCGGGGCCGGCGGCCGGGTCATCCAGGTGGCGGCCGATACCACCAGACTGAGTGAAATCGAGGGGATGCGCCGGCGGATCGAGGAGGAGCTCGGGCCGATCGACGTCCTGGTCGCCAACGCGGGTGGCAGCTTCACCCAGCCGGGACCGCTGGAGGAGACCAGCGAGGAGGGATGGCATACCTCGCTCGACAACAACCTCACGGCGACGTTCCTGACGATCAAAAGCATCCTGCCCGGCATGAAGGCACGAAAGACCGGCAACATCATTACCATGTCCTCGGCCGCGGCCCGGAGACCGCATCCCGGCTCGCCGCTGCCCTACGCCGCCGCCAAGGCCGGGGTCATCATCCTCACCCAGGACCTCGCGGCCCAGGCGGGGCCGTTCGGCATACGGGTGAACTGCATCGCCCCGGAAACGATTCTCACTGATCGCAACCGGCAGCGCATACCTGAAGCCCAGCAGGCAGCGCTGGTCGAGCAGCATCCTATCCGGCGGTTGGGCACGCCGGAGGACGTCGCCTCGGCGGCGCTCTTCCTCGCCTCGGACGACGCGGGCTGGATCACCGGCATCGTGCTGGATGTGGCGGGCGGATCGGTCCTCGCGTAA
- a CDS encoding endonuclease/exonuclease/phosphatase family protein: protein MSRRRAALLLLLGTLAACRTGRNYESPTGPRYAGGPGARAAAPGDSATLRIVSFNLEFGLHVDGAIRMLTSDPALRGADVILLQEMDERGTRQVADALGLWYVYFPAIFHLRTGRKFGNAVLSRWPIVEDRKILLPHVARFSRTRRTATAATLRVGNASVRVYCAHLSTMTDVTPAARRDQLRTILSDAARYPRVVIGGDMNDAAVGRVARQMGYAWPTEHGPDTSRLGRWDHIFLKGLASPDTAAAGTVLDVAHASDHRPVWAVAMLRVPLTRL, encoded by the coding sequence GTGAGCCGGCGGCGCGCCGCACTGCTGCTCCTGCTGGGGACGTTGGCCGCCTGCCGCACCGGGCGCAACTACGAGAGCCCCACCGGGCCCCGATACGCCGGCGGGCCGGGAGCGCGCGCGGCCGCCCCGGGCGACTCCGCCACGCTCCGGATCGTCTCGTTCAACCTCGAGTTCGGGCTGCACGTGGATGGCGCGATCCGCATGCTGACCTCCGATCCAGCGTTGCGCGGCGCCGACGTGATCCTGCTGCAGGAGATGGACGAGCGAGGCACCCGGCAGGTGGCCGACGCGCTCGGCCTGTGGTACGTGTACTTTCCTGCCATCTTCCATCTGAGGACCGGGCGGAAGTTCGGGAACGCGGTGCTGTCGCGCTGGCCCATCGTCGAAGATCGAAAGATCCTGCTGCCGCACGTCGCCCGGTTCAGCCGCACCCGGCGCACGGCCACCGCCGCGACCCTCCGGGTGGGCAACGCGTCGGTGCGGGTGTATTGCGCCCACCTCAGCACCATGACCGACGTGACACCCGCGGCGCGGCGCGACCAGCTGCGCACCATCCTGTCGGATGCCGCCCGGTATCCCCGCGTCGTCATTGGCGGCGACATGAACGACGCCGCGGTGGGCCGTGTCGCGCGCCAGATGGGCTACGCCTGGCCCACCGAGCACGGGCCCGATACCTCCCGGCTGGGGCGGTGGGATCACATCTTCCTCAAGGGACTGGCGAGTCCCGACACCGCGGCGGCCGGCACGGTGCTCGACGTAGCCCACGCCAGTGACCACCGCCCGGTCTGGGCAGTCGCCATGCTCCGCGTACCGCTCACTCGCCTCTAA
- a CDS encoding CocE/NonD family hydrolase has product MTLTARIAPFVVLIELAAGPMLPQRLHAQARPAAPAARLPSETPAHLIPATDGFDYERRDVMIPMRDGVKLHTVILLPKGAKGAPILLTRTPYDATALTTHAQSAHLGPILTGYDNATDVIVEGGYIRVVQDVRGKYASEGDYVMNRPLHGPENPTPVDHSTDTYDTIDWLVKHLPESNGKVGILGISYDGFLPLMALVNPHPALKVAVPMNPMVDGWMGDDWFHNGAFRQQNMSYIYEQEATRDNSARWWTSHFDDYDMFMQAGSAGELGRRRGMGQVGFWRKLLEHPSYDAFWRNQAVDKVLAAQPLKVPVMLVHSLWDQEDIYGAIAMYKALEPKDSANDKVFLVLGPWYHGQEIDDGSTLGALRFNSNTALSFRQQILRPFLDRYLKDGASKGDVPPVAAFETGTNTWRHLSSWPAGCTGGCTIRPTPLHLAAGLRLGFNPPKAGDAAFDEYVSDPAKPVPFRARPIQPVGYDYPLTWQEWLVDDQREASGRPDVLAFVSDVLTEPLKISGQPIANLVASTSGTDADWVVKLIDTYPDEVAGQPGMGGYQLMVAADIFRGRYRESLETPKPIPADRPLLYRFALPTANHVFLPGHRIMVQIQSSWFPLYDRNPQSFVPNIFWAKPGDYRKAVQRIYHSQGQASFIELPRVVTP; this is encoded by the coding sequence ATGACGCTGACCGCTCGCATCGCTCCGTTTGTCGTCCTGATCGAGCTGGCCGCCGGGCCGATGCTCCCCCAACGGCTACACGCTCAGGCACGGCCGGCCGCGCCGGCCGCGCGCCTGCCGAGCGAGACGCCGGCCCACCTGATCCCGGCGACCGACGGCTTCGACTACGAGAGACGTGACGTGATGATCCCGATGCGCGATGGGGTGAAGCTGCACACCGTCATCCTGCTGCCGAAGGGAGCCAAAGGCGCCCCCATCCTGCTCACCAGGACACCGTACGATGCCACCGCGCTCACCACCCATGCCCAGAGCGCTCATCTCGGCCCCATCCTGACCGGCTACGACAACGCCACCGACGTGATCGTGGAAGGCGGCTACATCCGGGTCGTGCAGGACGTGCGCGGCAAGTACGCCTCCGAGGGCGACTACGTGATGAACCGGCCGCTGCACGGCCCGGAGAACCCGACTCCGGTCGACCACTCCACGGACACCTACGACACCATCGACTGGCTGGTGAAGCACCTGCCGGAGAGCAACGGAAAGGTCGGCATCCTGGGGATCTCCTACGATGGCTTTCTCCCACTGATGGCACTGGTCAATCCGCACCCGGCGCTCAAGGTGGCAGTCCCGATGAACCCGATGGTGGACGGCTGGATGGGAGACGACTGGTTCCACAATGGAGCGTTCCGCCAGCAGAACATGTCCTACATCTACGAGCAGGAGGCGACTCGCGACAATTCGGCCAGGTGGTGGACCAGCCACTTCGACGATTACGACATGTTCATGCAGGCGGGCTCGGCGGGCGAGTTGGGGCGGCGGCGCGGGATGGGGCAGGTCGGCTTCTGGCGGAAGCTGCTGGAGCATCCGAGCTACGACGCCTTCTGGCGCAACCAGGCGGTAGACAAGGTACTGGCCGCCCAGCCGTTGAAGGTGCCGGTGATGTTGGTGCACAGCCTCTGGGATCAGGAGGACATCTACGGCGCGATCGCGATGTACAAGGCGCTCGAGCCCAAGGACTCGGCCAACGACAAGGTATTCCTGGTGCTGGGACCCTGGTATCACGGCCAGGAGATCGACGACGGCAGCACGCTCGGCGCGCTCCGGTTCAATAGCAACACGGCGCTCTCCTTCCGCCAGCAGATTCTGCGGCCGTTCCTGGATCGATACCTCAAGGACGGCGCATCCAAGGGCGACGTCCCGCCCGTGGCCGCCTTCGAGACCGGCACCAATACCTGGCGGCACCTGTCGTCCTGGCCGGCCGGGTGCACGGGCGGCTGCACCATCCGGCCCACGCCGCTCCACCTGGCGGCTGGCCTGAGGCTCGGCTTCAATCCACCGAAGGCGGGCGACGCGGCCTTCGACGAATACGTCTCCGATCCTGCCAAGCCGGTGCCGTTCCGCGCCCGCCCCATTCAGCCGGTGGGCTACGACTACCCGCTGACCTGGCAGGAGTGGCTGGTCGACGACCAGCGGGAGGCGTCGGGCCGGCCGGACGTGCTGGCGTTCGTCTCTGACGTGCTCACGGAACCGCTCAAGATCAGTGGCCAGCCGATCGCCAACCTGGTTGCCTCCACCAGCGGCACCGACGCCGACTGGGTCGTCAAGCTGATCGACACGTACCCCGACGAGGTGGCCGGTCAGCCGGGCATGGGCGGGTATCAGTTGATGGTGGCGGCTGACATTTTCCGAGGCCGCTATCGGGAGAGCCTGGAGACCCCCAAGCCGATTCCGGCCGATCGGCCGCTGCTCTACCGTTTTGCCTTGCCCACGGCCAATCATGTGTTCCTGCCGGGTCACCGGATCATGGTACAGATCCAGTCGAGCTGGTTTCCGCTCTACGACCGGAACCCGCAGAGCTTCGTGCCCAACATCTTCTGGGCCAAACCGGGAGACTATCGGAAGGCGGTGCAGCGGATCTACCACTCGCAAGGGCAGGCGAGCTTCATCGAGCTGCCCCGGGTAGTGACGCCCTGA
- a CDS encoding PhzF family phenazine biosynthesis protein, giving the protein MRYRYYICDVFTHTRFGGNQLAVLPDAGGLSDRQMQQIAREFNFSESTFVFPSAGQTRKVRIFTPAAEVPFAGHPNIGTAFALATAGEFGPIDSSITVTFEERAGVVPVSIQRRAGQPIWCELAAPERLSLGKSTSARSVAAAVSLAPEDIVTATHPPQVASVGLPFLMAELTNRGALERARINPEGFDGLISEGIVPDVHLYTRSADEFDLRARMFAPRDGVPEDPATGSANCALAGLLSHYDRVADGSFRWRIAQGVEMGRPSVLEARAEKRSGRVAGTWVGGASVLVSEGVIEVG; this is encoded by the coding sequence ATGCGCTACCGCTACTACATCTGCGATGTGTTCACCCATACCCGCTTCGGCGGGAATCAGCTCGCCGTCCTGCCTGATGCCGGTGGCCTCTCGGACCGCCAGATGCAGCAGATTGCCCGGGAATTCAACTTCTCCGAGAGCACCTTCGTGTTCCCCTCGGCGGGACAGACGCGAAAGGTTCGTATCTTCACGCCCGCTGCCGAGGTGCCCTTCGCCGGCCATCCCAACATCGGAACCGCGTTTGCGCTGGCGACCGCCGGTGAGTTCGGCCCCATCGATTCCTCGATCACGGTGACCTTCGAGGAGAGAGCGGGGGTGGTCCCGGTCTCGATTCAGCGGCGGGCGGGCCAGCCGATCTGGTGCGAGCTCGCCGCGCCCGAACGCCTCTCGCTCGGCAAGAGCACGTCCGCGCGGTCAGTGGCGGCGGCCGTCTCGCTTGCTCCGGAGGATATCGTCACCGCCACGCACCCACCGCAGGTTGCCTCGGTTGGCCTGCCGTTCCTGATGGCGGAGCTCACCAATCGCGGCGCGCTGGAGCGTGCGCGGATCAACCCGGAAGGATTCGACGGGCTGATCTCGGAAGGCATCGTCCCGGACGTCCATCTCTACACCCGCAGCGCCGATGAATTCGATCTCCGGGCACGCATGTTTGCCCCACGCGACGGCGTGCCGGAGGACCCCGCCACCGGAAGCGCGAACTGCGCGCTGGCCGGTCTGCTCAGTCACTACGACCGGGTGGCCGACGGCAGCTTCCGCTGGCGCATCGCCCAAGGTGTGGAGATGGGGAGGCCCAGCGTGCTGGAGGCCCGCGCCGAGAAGCGGAGTGGGCGGGTCGCGGGCACCTGGGTCGGCGGGGCGAGCGTGCTGGTGAGCGAGGGCGTGATCGAGGTAGGCTAG
- a CDS encoding CocE/NonD family hydrolase, giving the protein MRHIWWSLAALLLPTAGEAQQPSPAPLFRLTEVMVPVRDGVRLQTVILAPSSQTGPLPILFRRTPYGVPDSVPREMPPSIKELARDGYIFVIQNLRGRFKSEGVFKLTSQVDLTDSTATSETTDAYDSIDWLVKHVPNNSGKVGMYGVSYDGLTTALALLHPHPALKAMSEQASPVDQWMNDDDHRYGALRESYAFEYAVLEQADKFKNTHFEFETYDTYSWYLALGPIANINARYLHGSIPYWNDVVAHPDYDEFWKREAWIRQLHASTVPNLNVAGFWDQEDPWGPWQIFRHAREHDPDHTNVMVAGPWFHGQWQAPKGDSIGLIPLGGHETAREFRETIEAPFFRFYLHGKGEKPGWEATMFQSGANRWRTYAAWPPKEAKPTDLFLHADGTLSFDRPTGARGREYREYVSDPANPVPYRQRPISPTYPAGDWRTWEVADQRFVDHRPDVLTFVSAPLDHDLTVTGELAADLFASTSGTDADFIVKLIDVYPENAQRNTWDAEEGPAPGQYARSINGYELPIAMEVRRGRYLSSYEHPRSLAPNTPVEWRIPLRDHDHVFLKGHRLMVQVQSTWFPLIDRNPQKFVPSIYRAAAADFIKATQRVYCSPARPSRIVLPVVP; this is encoded by the coding sequence ATGCGACACATCTGGTGGAGCCTTGCCGCCCTGCTGCTCCCCACCGCAGGCGAGGCGCAGCAACCCAGTCCCGCGCCGCTCTTTCGGCTCACCGAGGTCATGGTCCCCGTCCGGGACGGCGTCCGGCTGCAGACCGTGATCCTCGCGCCGAGCAGTCAGACTGGCCCCCTACCCATTCTGTTCCGCCGCACGCCCTATGGCGTGCCGGACTCGGTACCCCGCGAGATGCCGCCCAGCATCAAGGAGCTGGCTCGGGACGGCTACATCTTCGTGATCCAGAACCTCAGGGGCCGGTTCAAGTCGGAAGGGGTGTTCAAGCTCACCTCCCAGGTCGACCTGACGGACTCGACCGCCACCAGCGAGACGACCGACGCCTACGATAGCATCGACTGGTTGGTGAAGCACGTGCCGAACAACAGCGGCAAAGTGGGCATGTACGGGGTGTCGTACGACGGGCTGACCACCGCCCTCGCGCTGCTGCACCCGCATCCGGCGCTCAAGGCCATGAGCGAGCAGGCATCCCCGGTGGATCAGTGGATGAATGACGACGATCACCGATACGGCGCCCTGCGCGAGAGCTACGCCTTCGAGTATGCCGTCCTGGAGCAGGCGGACAAGTTCAAGAACACCCACTTCGAATTCGAGACCTACGACACATATTCCTGGTACCTGGCATTGGGGCCGATCGCGAATATCAACGCCCGGTACCTGCACGGTTCCATTCCCTACTGGAACGACGTCGTCGCGCACCCGGACTACGACGAATTCTGGAAGAGGGAGGCCTGGATCCGGCAGCTCCATGCCTCGACGGTCCCCAACCTCAATGTCGCCGGCTTCTGGGATCAGGAGGATCCCTGGGGCCCGTGGCAGATCTTCCGTCACGCCCGGGAGCACGACCCGGATCACACCAACGTCATGGTGGCCGGTCCCTGGTTCCACGGCCAATGGCAGGCCCCCAAGGGCGACAGCATCGGGCTGATCCCGCTCGGCGGCCACGAGACCGCGAGAGAGTTTCGCGAGACCATCGAGGCCCCCTTCTTCCGCTTCTACCTTCATGGCAAGGGGGAGAAGCCAGGCTGGGAAGCCACGATGTTCCAGTCCGGCGCGAACCGGTGGCGCACTTACGCTGCCTGGCCGCCCAAGGAGGCCAAGCCCACCGACCTGTTCCTCCACGCCGACGGTACGCTCTCCTTCGATCGGCCGACCGGAGCGCGGGGCAGGGAGTACCGCGAGTACGTCTCCGATCCGGCCAATCCCGTACCCTACCGGCAGCGCCCCATCTCTCCGACCTATCCCGCGGGCGACTGGCGGACGTGGGAGGTGGCCGACCAGCGCTTCGTCGACCACCGGCCCGATGTGTTGACCTTTGTGAGCGCGCCGCTGGACCACGATCTGACGGTCACGGGCGAGCTAGCGGCCGATCTCTTCGCCTCCACCTCCGGGACCGATGCCGACTTCATCGTCAAGCTGATCGACGTCTACCCGGAGAACGCCCAGCGGAACACCTGGGACGCCGAGGAGGGCCCGGCGCCGGGCCAGTACGCTCGATCGATCAATGGTTACGAGCTGCCGATCGCGATGGAAGTCCGTCGCGGACGCTACCTCTCGAGCTACGAGCATCCTCGATCGCTGGCGCCGAACACGCCGGTCGAGTGGCGGATCCCCCTTCGGGACCACGACCACGTCTTCCTCAAGGGCCACCGGCTCATGGTGCAGGTGCAGTCGACCTGGTTTCCCCTGATCGACCGGAATCCCCAGAAATTCGTGCCCAGCATCTACCGCGCAGCGGCCGCCGATTTCATCAAGGCCACTCAACGGGTGTATTGCTCGCCGGCCCGGCCGTCGCGCATCGTGCTGCCGGTCGTGCCCTAG
- a CDS encoding HD domain-containing protein: protein MQTDELEGVLTFLRAAERLKTATRSGWTSIGQRESVAEHTWRLCLMAMLLYDRAEGVDLARLLKMCLIHDLGEAIGGDIPAPAQAAGTSKAGQERADLLQLVEPLPLAMQLEIVALWDEYEAASSPEARLAKGLDKLETILQHTQGKNPADFDYAFNLAYGQQYTAVDPVLAALRARLDQETARRAGDPGAAE from the coding sequence ATGCAGACGGATGAGCTCGAAGGAGTGCTGACGTTTCTCCGCGCCGCCGAGCGGCTCAAGACGGCCACGCGGAGCGGGTGGACGTCCATCGGCCAGCGGGAGAGCGTCGCCGAGCACACCTGGCGGCTGTGCCTGATGGCCATGTTGCTCTACGACCGTGCCGAAGGTGTCGATCTGGCGCGGCTGCTCAAGATGTGTCTTATCCACGACCTGGGCGAGGCGATCGGGGGCGACATCCCGGCGCCGGCACAGGCCGCCGGGACGAGCAAGGCGGGCCAGGAGCGCGCCGACCTGCTGCAACTGGTGGAGCCGCTGCCGCTGGCGATGCAGCTCGAGATCGTTGCCTTGTGGGACGAGTACGAGGCGGCGAGCTCGCCCGAGGCCCGACTGGCGAAGGGCCTCGACAAGCTGGAGACGATCCTGCAGCACACCCAGGGGAAAAATCCGGCGGACTTCGATTACGCCTTCAACCTCGCCTACGGCCAGCAGTACACGGCGGTGGACCCGGTCCTCGCCGCTCTTCGGGCTCGACTCGACCAGGAGACCGCCCGTCGGGCCGGGGACCCGGGCGCAGCAGAGTGA
- a CDS encoding amidase — protein sequence MNTRRQFLIRAPLGLLGAVAACRGDERAAAPSSSGGPPPGAPPTFGTAPGVGPQVSAATFAEAEKLEQVTMSAEQREMAAASWRKSLAPLLERRVGPRKVTLDPALSPGTRWNPVLPGASAGPSRDRFVRSTADPGPVPASDEAIAFAPVTQLSRWIERRALTAERLTNIYLQRIDRFDPKLRCVITVTRELALSQAKKADAEIAAGKYRGPLHGIPFGVKDLLDTAGIPTTYGAEPFRNRVPKENSAVVRRLEDAGAVLIAKLSLGALALNDIWFGGQTMNPWLLEEGASGSSAGPGAATAAGLVGFSIGSETGGSIVSPAMRCGITGLRPTFGRVPRTGAMTLCWSLDKLGPMTRGVEDAMLVLQAITGPDAGDLSSVPSHLDYDAAAPVAGLRVGYFPAWMKESPATDVDRSALDAVRKLRMVPVEVSIPDWPYGSLQHILFSEGAAAFEELTLSGQADQLKVQVPDAWPNLFRMARFLSAVDFVQADRFRRLVAGEMARVFSQVDLLLVPSLRDEMLTISNFTGHPSLTLRAGFVSVSQARSDWAPDPNHPLPTFSPPRRVPHGVTLLGRLFDEGTITRAGLALERALDVSAERPAGFG from the coding sequence GTGAATACCCGCCGGCAGTTCCTGATCCGTGCTCCGCTCGGCCTGCTCGGCGCGGTCGCCGCGTGCCGAGGCGACGAGCGTGCCGCGGCTCCCTCCTCGTCCGGGGGGCCACCGCCCGGCGCGCCGCCCACCTTCGGCACCGCGCCCGGCGTCGGACCCCAAGTCTCAGCGGCCACGTTCGCGGAGGCGGAGAAGTTGGAGCAGGTGACGATGAGTGCGGAGCAGCGGGAGATGGCGGCGGCGAGCTGGCGAAAGTCGCTGGCGCCGCTGCTCGAGCGCCGGGTCGGGCCGCGCAAGGTGACGCTCGACCCGGCCCTGTCGCCCGGGACGCGGTGGAATCCGGTGCTCCCGGGCGCGAGCGCCGGCCCGTCACGCGACCGATTCGTCCGCAGCACCGCCGATCCGGGTCCGGTGCCCGCCAGCGATGAAGCGATCGCCTTCGCTCCGGTCACCCAGCTCTCCCGCTGGATCGAGCGGCGCGCCCTCACTGCCGAGCGTCTGACCAACATCTACCTGCAGCGGATCGACCGGTTCGATCCCAAGCTCCGCTGCGTCATCACCGTCACCAGGGAGCTGGCGCTCTCCCAAGCGAAGAAGGCCGACGCGGAGATCGCGGCGGGGAAGTATCGCGGCCCGCTGCACGGCATCCCGTTCGGTGTGAAGGACCTGCTGGACACGGCCGGGATCCCGACGACCTACGGCGCCGAGCCGTTCCGGAACCGGGTACCCAAGGAGAATTCGGCGGTGGTGCGCCGCCTGGAGGACGCAGGAGCGGTCCTCATCGCCAAGCTGAGCCTGGGCGCCCTCGCGCTCAACGACATCTGGTTCGGCGGCCAGACGATGAACCCGTGGCTCTTGGAAGAAGGCGCGTCGGGATCGAGCGCGGGCCCGGGCGCCGCGACCGCGGCGGGGCTGGTCGGGTTCTCCATCGGCAGCGAGACCGGCGGCAGCATCGTGAGTCCGGCGATGCGCTGCGGGATCACCGGTCTGCGTCCCACCTTCGGCCGGGTGCCGCGCACCGGCGCGATGACGCTCTGCTGGTCGCTCGACAAGCTCGGCCCGATGACCCGCGGCGTCGAGGACGCGATGCTGGTGCTGCAGGCCATCACGGGGCCCGATGCGGGTGACCTCTCCAGCGTGCCCAGCCATCTCGACTACGACGCGGCCGCTCCGGTGGCCGGCCTCAGGGTCGGCTATTTCCCGGCCTGGATGAAGGAGAGCCCGGCCACCGACGTGGATCGCTCGGCGCTCGACGCGGTGCGCAAGCTGCGCATGGTCCCGGTCGAGGTGAGCATTCCAGACTGGCCCTATGGCTCGCTCCAGCACATCCTCTTCAGCGAGGGGGCGGCGGCCTTCGAGGAGCTCACGCTGAGCGGACAGGCGGACCAGCTCAAGGTTCAGGTGCCCGACGCGTGGCCCAACCTCTTCCGGATGGCGCGATTTCTCTCCGCCGTGGACTTCGTGCAGGCCGATCGCTTCCGCCGCCTGGTGGCAGGTGAGATGGCTCGAGTCTTCTCCCAGGTGGATCTGCTCCTGGTGCCGTCGCTGCGTGACGAGATGCTGACCATCTCCAATTTCACCGGGCATCCCTCGCTCACGCTGCGCGCGGGATTCGTCAGCGTCTCCCAGGCCCGGAGCGACTGGGCCCCCGACCCCAACCATCCCCTGCCGACGTTCTCCCCGCCGCGGCGAGTGCCCCACGGCGTGACCCTGCTCGGCCGGCTATTCGACGAAGGCACCATCACCCGCGCTGGACTCGCGCTGGAGCGCGCGCTCGACGTGAGCGCCGAGCGGCCGGCGGGATTCGGATGA